One Brevibacillus choshinensis genomic window carries:
- a CDS encoding M3 family oligoendopeptidase — protein MKFSQIAYERVDMDQVQQRFDQLLASFQEAASFEAQDKVMGQLIQLRQEVESAREVAQIRHTINTEDPTYKEEQDYWDEVGPMYQGLISRYYEAIVHSRFRPQLEEKWGAQLFRIANTTLTTFSPDVVGDLQEENKLVSRYVALIASAKIQFDGEERTIPQLIPFQSSQDRETRKRAHEAKYAFFKTHSEELDRIFDDLVKVRSRIAEKLGFSNFVELAYARLNRTDYSAEHVANFRKQVYEHIVPVASKLAERQRERIGVDVMKYYDLGFDFATGNPTPKGSPEWIVENGKKMYAELSSETDEFFSFMLENDCLDLLSKKGKANGGYCTYISRYELPYIFANFNGTSGDIDVLTHEAGHAFQVYVSRGFEVPEYHFPTYEACEIHSMSMEFLTWPWMELFFQEDTEKYKFSHLESGLTFIPYGVAVDEFQHAIYENPEMTPAERKQTWRQIERKYLPHRNYDENEFLEEGGFWQQQGHIYRDPFYYIDYTLAQICAFQFWKRAQENREQAWEDYLTLCREGGSKSFTELVKVAKLYSPFEDGCVQSVIGDIHAWLDSVNDKAL, from the coding sequence ATGAAGTTTTCTCAAATAGCTTATGAACGAGTCGATATGGATCAAGTGCAGCAGCGATTTGACCAGCTTTTGGCTTCTTTCCAGGAAGCTGCAAGCTTTGAAGCGCAAGACAAGGTGATGGGACAGCTGATCCAGCTGCGTCAAGAAGTGGAATCTGCACGGGAAGTCGCACAGATCCGCCATACCATCAATACGGAGGACCCTACCTACAAAGAGGAACAGGATTATTGGGATGAAGTAGGACCCATGTACCAAGGACTCATCTCCCGTTACTACGAGGCGATCGTCCACTCCCGATTCCGTCCTCAGCTTGAGGAAAAATGGGGAGCACAGCTCTTTCGCATAGCCAATACTACCCTCACGACCTTTTCGCCAGACGTCGTGGGTGATCTGCAGGAAGAAAACAAGCTGGTCAGCCGGTATGTCGCACTGATCGCTTCCGCTAAAATCCAGTTTGACGGCGAGGAGCGGACGATCCCGCAGCTGATCCCCTTCCAGAGCTCACAGGACAGAGAGACACGCAAACGCGCCCACGAGGCGAAATACGCATTTTTTAAAACCCATTCGGAAGAGCTAGACCGCATTTTCGACGATTTGGTCAAGGTCCGCTCCCGGATTGCAGAGAAGCTCGGATTTTCTAACTTCGTGGAGCTGGCTTATGCGCGCCTCAATCGAACCGACTACAGCGCGGAGCACGTAGCCAATTTCCGCAAGCAAGTTTACGAGCACATCGTTCCTGTCGCTTCGAAGCTTGCAGAGCGGCAGCGTGAGCGCATCGGTGTCGATGTTATGAAGTACTACGATCTGGGCTTCGACTTCGCTACAGGGAATCCGACGCCAAAGGGGTCCCCCGAGTGGATCGTCGAAAACGGCAAAAAGATGTATGCCGAGCTTTCATCGGAAACGGATGAATTTTTCTCTTTCATGCTGGAAAACGATTGCCTCGACCTGCTCAGTAAAAAGGGAAAAGCAAATGGGGGCTACTGCACATACATCAGCCGATACGAGCTGCCGTACATATTCGCGAATTTCAATGGCACCTCTGGAGACATTGACGTCCTGACCCACGAAGCAGGGCACGCGTTTCAGGTATATGTAAGTCGCGGGTTCGAAGTCCCGGAGTATCATTTCCCGACTTACGAAGCCTGTGAAATTCACTCCATGAGCATGGAGTTTTTGACCTGGCCCTGGATGGAGCTGTTCTTTCAGGAGGATACGGAGAAGTACAAATTCTCGCACTTGGAAAGCGGGCTCACCTTCATTCCGTATGGGGTGGCCGTAGACGAGTTCCAGCATGCGATCTATGAAAATCCGGAGATGACTCCCGCGGAGCGGAAACAAACATGGCGCCAAATTGAACGTAAATACCTCCCTCATCGCAATTACGACGAAAATGAATTCCTCGAGGAAGGCGGCTTCTGGCAGCAGCAAGGCCACATCTATCGCGACCCGTTCTATTACATCGACTACACATTGGCCCAAATTTGCGCCTTCCAATTCTGGAAGCGTGCCCAGGAAAATCGCGAACAGGCTTGGGAGGATTACCTGACCTTGTGTCGTGAAGGCGGCAGCAAGTCGTTTACGGAGTTGGTCAAAGTCGCAAAGCTCTATTCTCCGTTTGAAGATGGGTGCGTCCAGTCCGTAATAGGTGACATTCATGCTTGGCTCGACAGCGTGAACGACAAGGCACTATAA